In Gossypium arboreum isolate Shixiya-1 chromosome 6, ASM2569848v2, whole genome shotgun sequence, the following are encoded in one genomic region:
- the LOC108485791 gene encoding probable LRR receptor-like serine/threonine-protein kinase At4g29180 isoform X1 yields the protein MFVGYLTPLLLSLAVLVHGQLQTGFISIDCGSPVNFNFVDVDTGISYTPDGAYVSTGINNNISSEYAYPNNPNLAYPLSDLRSFPDGNKNCYTLTPAAAKGSLYLLRASFLYGNYDGEDKLPEFDLYLDANLWSSIKFGNASDVITTEIISASVSDTISVCLVNKGLGIPFISALELRPLNNSIYCTELGSPVSLVLFERFDIGYTKGTGRYNDDIYDRIWSPYNSPSWNIVSTSSEINNNENGYRAPLEVIRTAAVPRNGSDRLEFSWTADDDASKFYVYMYFAEVQQLAKNQTRKFNISWNGSLMFGPLVPRYLFAATISNSVAFTGKEHHISIYKTVDANLPPILNAVEIYMAKQLDELPTFSEDVAAVLNIKTAYQVNKGWVGDPCGPKNYTWEGLECNYSVSLPPRIISLNLTSSGLSGIISASFANITSMESLDLSNNHLSGPVPEFLKELKSLKFMNLEGNQLSGSVPTELVDRSKAGLLTLRVDEQILCSSGSCKNKKNVVVPVVASLLSALVLCIALIILWRLRRKQKWEADTSNGEGRPLPSKNRQFTYAEVLNITNNFQDVIGKGGFGTVFRGNMKDGTQVAVKMLSTSSKQGSKEFQAEAELLMRVHHRNLASFIGYCDEGSNMALIYEYMANGNLKDYLSYKSSNPLSWEMRLRIAIHAAQGLEYLHHGCKPPIIHRDVKTANILLSENMDAKIADFGLSRAIPSDDHSDVIITTVMGTPGYLDPEYYNSRKLNEKSDVFSFGIVLLELITGQNAVIKKDESIHIVNWVSPLIEREDIGSIVDQRLHGEFDVSSAWKALEVAMACTRPKSLHRATMSTVLTELNQCLAMELSHNRETKERFSEEIYIGSYNSSEVCSTSTTSYSITRPFAR from the exons ATGTTTGTTGGGTACCTTACTCCATTGTTGCTTTCCCTTGCTGTTCTTGTTCATGGACAACTCCAAACAG GATTCATAAGCATTGATTGTGGGtcacctgtgaatttcaacttcgtAGACGTTGACACGGGTATAAGTTATACACCAGACGGAGCTTACGTAAGCACTGGGATCAACAACAATATTTCTTCTGAGTATGCTTACCCAAACAATCCAAATCTAGCTTATCCACTTTCAGATCTTAGGAGTTTTCCAGATGGTAACAAGAATTGTTACACCTTAACACCTGCAGCAGCAAAGGGCAGCTTATATTTGCTTAGAGCCTCTTTCTTGTATGGAAATTATGATGGTGAAGATAAGCTCCCAGAATTTGATCTTTATCTCGATGCTAATCTGTGGTCGTCGATCAAATTCGGTAATGCCTCTGATGTCATAACGACGGAGATAATCAGTGCTTCAGTTTCAGATACTATAAGTGTTTGCCTTGTAAATAAAGGTCTTGGAATTCCTTTTATATCAGCATTAGAGCTGAGGCCACTAAATAATTCAATTTATTGTACAGAACTAGGGAGCCCTGTGTCATTAGTACTCTTTGAAAGATTCGACATCGGGTATACAAAAGGAACTGGTCGATACAATGATGATATTTACGATCGCATTTGGTCTCCCTACAACTCTCCTTCATGGAACATAGTTAGCACGTCTTCAGAAATTAACAATAATGAAAATGGATACAGAGCTCCATTAGAAGTCATTAGAACTGCTGCTGTGCCACGTAACGGTAGTGATCGACTGGAATTTTCGTGGACAGCTGATGATGATGCTAGCAAATTTTATGTTTACATGTACTTTGCTGAAGTGCAGCAACTTGCAAAAAACCAAACAAGAAAATTCAATATCTCCTGGAATGGGTCCCTAATGTTTGGACCTTTAGTTCCTCGCTACCTGTTTGCAGCGACAATATCGAACTCAGTAGCCTTTACGGGGAAAGAACATCACATTTCAATTTATAAAACGGTTGATGCAAACCTTCCACCTATTCTGAATGCCGTTGAGATTTACATGGCCAAACAACTGGATGAATTGCCAACATTTTCTGAAGATG TTGCTGCTGTTCTAAATATCAAAACAGCATATCAAGTAAATAAAGGATGGGTGGGGGATCCATGTGGACCAAAGAATTATACCTGGGAAGGTCTGGAATGCAACTACAGTGTTTCACTGCCCCCTCGGATCATTTCTCT CAACTTGACTTCAAGTGGATTAAGTGGCATTATATCTGCTTCATTTGCAAACATCACATCAATGGAGTCCCT GGATTTGTCAAACAATCACTTAAGTGGACCAGTTCCCGAGTTTCTGAAAGAACTTAAGTCTCTCAAGTTCAT GAACCTAGAAGGCAACCAACTGTCAGGTTCTGTTCCTACGGAGCTTGTAGATAGATCAAAGGCTGGACTACTTACTCTGAG AGTGGATGAACAGATTCTTTGTAGCTCGGGTTCATGCAAAAACAAAAAGAACGTTGTTGTTCCAGTTGTTGCATCATTGTTATCGGCTTTGGTTCTGTGCATTGCTTTGATTATCTTGTGGAGACTACGAAGGAAGCAAAAATGGG AGGCTGATACCTCCAATGGGGAAGGAAGACCACTGCCATCAAAGAATCGGCAGTTTACTTATGCCGAGGTTTTAAACATTACTAACAACTTTCAAGATGTTATTGGGAAGGGAGGATTTGGGACTGTGTTTCGTGGAAACATGAAAGATGGCACCCAAGTTGCAGTAAAGATGCTTTCTACTTCATCAAAACAAGGGTCAAAAGAGTTTCAAGCTGAG GCTGAGCTTCTGATGAGAGTTCATCATAGGAATCTGGCTTCCTTCATAGGATATTGTGATGAGGGCAGCAATATGGCACTCATCTACGAGTATATGGCTAATGGAAATTTGAAGGATTATCTCTCAT ACAAAAGTTCAAATCCATTGAGTTGGGAAATGAGACTCCGCATAGCAATACATGCAGCACAAG GTTTGGAATACTTACATCATGGATGCAAACCACCTATAATTCACAGAGATGTGAAAACAGCCAATATCCTCTTAAGTGAAAACATGGATGCAAAGATAGCAGATTTTGGTCTCTCAAGAGCCATTCCAAGTGACGACCACAGTGATGTAATAATAACTACAGTTATGGGCACCCCAGGTTATCTAGACCCAGA GTACTACAATTCTCGAAAGCTAAAcgagaaaagtgatgtgtttagTTTTGGGATAGTGTTGTTGGAGCTGATCACGGGACAAAATGCAGTCATAAAGAAGGATGAATCAATCCACATAGTTAATTGGGTTAGCCCTCTGATTGAAAGAGAGGATATAGGAAGTATTGTTGATCAAAGACTGCATGGGGAATTCGATGTGAGCTCTGCCTGGAAAGCTTTAGAAGTGGCAATGGCTTGCACTAGACCTAAGTCCTTGCATAGAGCTACAATGAGCACCGTGTTAACTGAGTTAAACCAGTGCTTGGCCATGGAGTTGTCTCACAATAGGGAAACAAAGGAAAGGTTCAGTGAAGAGATTTACATTGGATCATATAATTCATCTGAAGTCTGTTCCACTAGCACTACGTCTTACTCCATTACTAGACCATTTGCAAGGTAG
- the LOC108485791 gene encoding probable LRR receptor-like serine/threonine-protein kinase At4g29180 isoform X3 yields the protein MFVGYLTPLLLSLAVLVHGQLQTGFISIDCGSPVNFNFVDVDTGISYTPDGAYVSTGINNNISSEYAYPNNPNLAYPLSDLRSFPDGNKNCYTLTPAAAKGSLYLLRASFLYGNYDGEDKLPEFDLYLDANLWSSIKFGNASDVITTEIISASVSDTISVCLVNKGLGIPFISALELRPLNNSIYCTELGSPVSLVLFERFDIGYTKGTGRYNDDIYDRIWSPYNSPSWNIVSTSSEINNNENGYRAPLEVIRTAAVPRNGSDRLEFSWTADDDASKFYVYMYFAEVQQLAKNQTRKFNISWNGSLMFGPLVPRYLFAATISNSVAFTGKEHHISIYKTVDANLPPILNAVEIYMAKQLDELPTFSEDVAAVLNIKTAYQVNKGWVGDPCGPKNYTWEGLECNYSVSLPPRIISLNLTSSGLSGIISASFANITSMESLDLSNNHLSGPVPEFLKELKSLKFMNLEGNQLSGSVPTELVDRSKAGLLTLRVDEQILCSSGSCKNKKNVVVPVVASLLSALVLCIALIILWRLRRKQKWGRPLPSKNRQFTYAEVLNITNNFQDVIGKGGFGTVFRGNMKDGTQVAVKMLSTSSKQGSKEFQAEAELLMRVHHRNLASFIGYCDEGSNMALIYEYMANGNLKDYLSYKSSNPLSWEMRLRIAIHAAQGLEYLHHGCKPPIIHRDVKTANILLSENMDAKIADFGLSRAIPSDDHSDVIITTVMGTPGYLDPEYYNSRKLNEKSDVFSFGIVLLELITGQNAVIKKDESIHIVNWVSPLIEREDIGSIVDQRLHGEFDVSSAWKALEVAMACTRPKSLHRATMSTVLTELNQCLAMELSHNRETKERFSEEIYIGSYNSSEVCSTSTTSYSITRPFAR from the exons ATGTTTGTTGGGTACCTTACTCCATTGTTGCTTTCCCTTGCTGTTCTTGTTCATGGACAACTCCAAACAG GATTCATAAGCATTGATTGTGGGtcacctgtgaatttcaacttcgtAGACGTTGACACGGGTATAAGTTATACACCAGACGGAGCTTACGTAAGCACTGGGATCAACAACAATATTTCTTCTGAGTATGCTTACCCAAACAATCCAAATCTAGCTTATCCACTTTCAGATCTTAGGAGTTTTCCAGATGGTAACAAGAATTGTTACACCTTAACACCTGCAGCAGCAAAGGGCAGCTTATATTTGCTTAGAGCCTCTTTCTTGTATGGAAATTATGATGGTGAAGATAAGCTCCCAGAATTTGATCTTTATCTCGATGCTAATCTGTGGTCGTCGATCAAATTCGGTAATGCCTCTGATGTCATAACGACGGAGATAATCAGTGCTTCAGTTTCAGATACTATAAGTGTTTGCCTTGTAAATAAAGGTCTTGGAATTCCTTTTATATCAGCATTAGAGCTGAGGCCACTAAATAATTCAATTTATTGTACAGAACTAGGGAGCCCTGTGTCATTAGTACTCTTTGAAAGATTCGACATCGGGTATACAAAAGGAACTGGTCGATACAATGATGATATTTACGATCGCATTTGGTCTCCCTACAACTCTCCTTCATGGAACATAGTTAGCACGTCTTCAGAAATTAACAATAATGAAAATGGATACAGAGCTCCATTAGAAGTCATTAGAACTGCTGCTGTGCCACGTAACGGTAGTGATCGACTGGAATTTTCGTGGACAGCTGATGATGATGCTAGCAAATTTTATGTTTACATGTACTTTGCTGAAGTGCAGCAACTTGCAAAAAACCAAACAAGAAAATTCAATATCTCCTGGAATGGGTCCCTAATGTTTGGACCTTTAGTTCCTCGCTACCTGTTTGCAGCGACAATATCGAACTCAGTAGCCTTTACGGGGAAAGAACATCACATTTCAATTTATAAAACGGTTGATGCAAACCTTCCACCTATTCTGAATGCCGTTGAGATTTACATGGCCAAACAACTGGATGAATTGCCAACATTTTCTGAAGATG TTGCTGCTGTTCTAAATATCAAAACAGCATATCAAGTAAATAAAGGATGGGTGGGGGATCCATGTGGACCAAAGAATTATACCTGGGAAGGTCTGGAATGCAACTACAGTGTTTCACTGCCCCCTCGGATCATTTCTCT CAACTTGACTTCAAGTGGATTAAGTGGCATTATATCTGCTTCATTTGCAAACATCACATCAATGGAGTCCCT GGATTTGTCAAACAATCACTTAAGTGGACCAGTTCCCGAGTTTCTGAAAGAACTTAAGTCTCTCAAGTTCAT GAACCTAGAAGGCAACCAACTGTCAGGTTCTGTTCCTACGGAGCTTGTAGATAGATCAAAGGCTGGACTACTTACTCTGAG AGTGGATGAACAGATTCTTTGTAGCTCGGGTTCATGCAAAAACAAAAAGAACGTTGTTGTTCCAGTTGTTGCATCATTGTTATCGGCTTTGGTTCTGTGCATTGCTTTGATTATCTTGTGGAGACTACGAAGGAAGCAAAAATGGG GAAGACCACTGCCATCAAAGAATCGGCAGTTTACTTATGCCGAGGTTTTAAACATTACTAACAACTTTCAAGATGTTATTGGGAAGGGAGGATTTGGGACTGTGTTTCGTGGAAACATGAAAGATGGCACCCAAGTTGCAGTAAAGATGCTTTCTACTTCATCAAAACAAGGGTCAAAAGAGTTTCAAGCTGAG GCTGAGCTTCTGATGAGAGTTCATCATAGGAATCTGGCTTCCTTCATAGGATATTGTGATGAGGGCAGCAATATGGCACTCATCTACGAGTATATGGCTAATGGAAATTTGAAGGATTATCTCTCAT ACAAAAGTTCAAATCCATTGAGTTGGGAAATGAGACTCCGCATAGCAATACATGCAGCACAAG GTTTGGAATACTTACATCATGGATGCAAACCACCTATAATTCACAGAGATGTGAAAACAGCCAATATCCTCTTAAGTGAAAACATGGATGCAAAGATAGCAGATTTTGGTCTCTCAAGAGCCATTCCAAGTGACGACCACAGTGATGTAATAATAACTACAGTTATGGGCACCCCAGGTTATCTAGACCCAGA GTACTACAATTCTCGAAAGCTAAAcgagaaaagtgatgtgtttagTTTTGGGATAGTGTTGTTGGAGCTGATCACGGGACAAAATGCAGTCATAAAGAAGGATGAATCAATCCACATAGTTAATTGGGTTAGCCCTCTGATTGAAAGAGAGGATATAGGAAGTATTGTTGATCAAAGACTGCATGGGGAATTCGATGTGAGCTCTGCCTGGAAAGCTTTAGAAGTGGCAATGGCTTGCACTAGACCTAAGTCCTTGCATAGAGCTACAATGAGCACCGTGTTAACTGAGTTAAACCAGTGCTTGGCCATGGAGTTGTCTCACAATAGGGAAACAAAGGAAAGGTTCAGTGAAGAGATTTACATTGGATCATATAATTCATCTGAAGTCTGTTCCACTAGCACTACGTCTTACTCCATTACTAGACCATTTGCAAGGTAG
- the LOC108485791 gene encoding probable LRR receptor-like serine/threonine-protein kinase At4g29180 isoform X2, whose protein sequence is MFVGYLTPLLLSLAVLVHGQLQTGFISIDCGSPVNFNFVDVDTGISYTPDGAYVSTGINNNISSEYAYPNNPNLAYPLSDLRSFPDGNKNCYTLTPAAAKGSLYLLRASFLYGNYDGEDKLPEFDLYLDANLWSSIKFGNASDVITTEIISASVSDTISVCLVNKGLGIPFISALELRPLNNSIYCTELGSPVSLVLFERFDIGYTKGTGRYNDDIYDRIWSPYNSPSWNIVSTSSEINNNENGYRAPLEVIRTAAVPRNGSDRLEFSWTADDDASKFYVYMYFAEVQQLAKNQTRKFNISWNGSLMFGPLVPRYLFAATISNSVAFTGKEHHISIYKTVDANLPPILNAVEIYMAKQLDELPTFSEDVAAVLNIKTAYQVNKGWVGDPCGPKNYTWEGLECNYSVSLPPRIISLSLIFNEDSNLTSSGLSGIISASFANITSMESLDLSNNHLSGPVPEFLKELKSLKFMNLEGNQLSGSVPTELVDRSKAGLLTLRVDEQILCSSGSCKNKKNVVVPVVASLLSALVLCIALIILWRLRRKQKWGRPLPSKNRQFTYAEVLNITNNFQDVIGKGGFGTVFRGNMKDGTQVAVKMLSTSSKQGSKEFQAEAELLMRVHHRNLASFIGYCDEGSNMALIYEYMANGNLKDYLSYKSSNPLSWEMRLRIAIHAAQGLEYLHHGCKPPIIHRDVKTANILLSENMDAKIADFGLSRAIPSDDHSDVIITTVMGTPGYLDPEYYNSRKLNEKSDVFSFGIVLLELITGQNAVIKKDESIHIVNWVSPLIEREDIGSIVDQRLHGEFDVSSAWKALEVAMACTRPKSLHRATMSTVLTELNQCLAMELSHNRETKERFSEEIYIGSYNSSEVCSTSTTSYSITRPFAR, encoded by the exons ATGTTTGTTGGGTACCTTACTCCATTGTTGCTTTCCCTTGCTGTTCTTGTTCATGGACAACTCCAAACAG GATTCATAAGCATTGATTGTGGGtcacctgtgaatttcaacttcgtAGACGTTGACACGGGTATAAGTTATACACCAGACGGAGCTTACGTAAGCACTGGGATCAACAACAATATTTCTTCTGAGTATGCTTACCCAAACAATCCAAATCTAGCTTATCCACTTTCAGATCTTAGGAGTTTTCCAGATGGTAACAAGAATTGTTACACCTTAACACCTGCAGCAGCAAAGGGCAGCTTATATTTGCTTAGAGCCTCTTTCTTGTATGGAAATTATGATGGTGAAGATAAGCTCCCAGAATTTGATCTTTATCTCGATGCTAATCTGTGGTCGTCGATCAAATTCGGTAATGCCTCTGATGTCATAACGACGGAGATAATCAGTGCTTCAGTTTCAGATACTATAAGTGTTTGCCTTGTAAATAAAGGTCTTGGAATTCCTTTTATATCAGCATTAGAGCTGAGGCCACTAAATAATTCAATTTATTGTACAGAACTAGGGAGCCCTGTGTCATTAGTACTCTTTGAAAGATTCGACATCGGGTATACAAAAGGAACTGGTCGATACAATGATGATATTTACGATCGCATTTGGTCTCCCTACAACTCTCCTTCATGGAACATAGTTAGCACGTCTTCAGAAATTAACAATAATGAAAATGGATACAGAGCTCCATTAGAAGTCATTAGAACTGCTGCTGTGCCACGTAACGGTAGTGATCGACTGGAATTTTCGTGGACAGCTGATGATGATGCTAGCAAATTTTATGTTTACATGTACTTTGCTGAAGTGCAGCAACTTGCAAAAAACCAAACAAGAAAATTCAATATCTCCTGGAATGGGTCCCTAATGTTTGGACCTTTAGTTCCTCGCTACCTGTTTGCAGCGACAATATCGAACTCAGTAGCCTTTACGGGGAAAGAACATCACATTTCAATTTATAAAACGGTTGATGCAAACCTTCCACCTATTCTGAATGCCGTTGAGATTTACATGGCCAAACAACTGGATGAATTGCCAACATTTTCTGAAGATG TTGCTGCTGTTCTAAATATCAAAACAGCATATCAAGTAAATAAAGGATGGGTGGGGGATCCATGTGGACCAAAGAATTATACCTGGGAAGGTCTGGAATGCAACTACAGTGTTTCACTGCCCCCTCGGATCATTTCTCT TTCCTTAATTTTCAATGAGGACAGCAACTTGACTTCAAGTGGATTAAGTGGCATTATATCTGCTTCATTTGCAAACATCACATCAATGGAGTCCCT GGATTTGTCAAACAATCACTTAAGTGGACCAGTTCCCGAGTTTCTGAAAGAACTTAAGTCTCTCAAGTTCAT GAACCTAGAAGGCAACCAACTGTCAGGTTCTGTTCCTACGGAGCTTGTAGATAGATCAAAGGCTGGACTACTTACTCTGAG AGTGGATGAACAGATTCTTTGTAGCTCGGGTTCATGCAAAAACAAAAAGAACGTTGTTGTTCCAGTTGTTGCATCATTGTTATCGGCTTTGGTTCTGTGCATTGCTTTGATTATCTTGTGGAGACTACGAAGGAAGCAAAAATGGG GAAGACCACTGCCATCAAAGAATCGGCAGTTTACTTATGCCGAGGTTTTAAACATTACTAACAACTTTCAAGATGTTATTGGGAAGGGAGGATTTGGGACTGTGTTTCGTGGAAACATGAAAGATGGCACCCAAGTTGCAGTAAAGATGCTTTCTACTTCATCAAAACAAGGGTCAAAAGAGTTTCAAGCTGAG GCTGAGCTTCTGATGAGAGTTCATCATAGGAATCTGGCTTCCTTCATAGGATATTGTGATGAGGGCAGCAATATGGCACTCATCTACGAGTATATGGCTAATGGAAATTTGAAGGATTATCTCTCAT ACAAAAGTTCAAATCCATTGAGTTGGGAAATGAGACTCCGCATAGCAATACATGCAGCACAAG GTTTGGAATACTTACATCATGGATGCAAACCACCTATAATTCACAGAGATGTGAAAACAGCCAATATCCTCTTAAGTGAAAACATGGATGCAAAGATAGCAGATTTTGGTCTCTCAAGAGCCATTCCAAGTGACGACCACAGTGATGTAATAATAACTACAGTTATGGGCACCCCAGGTTATCTAGACCCAGA GTACTACAATTCTCGAAAGCTAAAcgagaaaagtgatgtgtttagTTTTGGGATAGTGTTGTTGGAGCTGATCACGGGACAAAATGCAGTCATAAAGAAGGATGAATCAATCCACATAGTTAATTGGGTTAGCCCTCTGATTGAAAGAGAGGATATAGGAAGTATTGTTGATCAAAGACTGCATGGGGAATTCGATGTGAGCTCTGCCTGGAAAGCTTTAGAAGTGGCAATGGCTTGCACTAGACCTAAGTCCTTGCATAGAGCTACAATGAGCACCGTGTTAACTGAGTTAAACCAGTGCTTGGCCATGGAGTTGTCTCACAATAGGGAAACAAAGGAAAGGTTCAGTGAAGAGATTTACATTGGATCATATAATTCATCTGAAGTCTGTTCCACTAGCACTACGTCTTACTCCATTACTAGACCATTTGCAAGGTAG